In Halothermothrix orenii H 168, the sequence ATATTCATCGAGGTTAAAGGTAGTAACCTCTGAAAAATCTATCTCCCCCTCTTTATACATCTCAGCAAGCTCCTGATACATCCCGATGGGGGTACTCCCTGTGGCCAGCCCCAGGACACTATCGGGTTTTAAGATAACCTGGCTTGCTACCAGTAAAGCCGCTTTTTTACTCATCTCCCGGTAATTTTCTTCTATAAGAACCCTCATTATCCTACCTCCCTGATTAAAATTTAATGTAAATTTAACATTTGATTTCTCCATCTACAAAAACCTTGTTTACTTTAAGTTCTTTATCAAGTAAAACCATATCAGCCCGGTAGCCGGGGGCAATACTACCTATCTCATCAGCGACCCCCAGAAGCCGGGCCGGGTTTGAAGTTATCATGGCAATAACCCGGTGGAGGGGAAGGTCACTTATCTTTACAATATTGCTGAGGGCCCTGTCCAGAGTCAAAATGCTTCCCGCCAGGGTACCATCCTCTAGACGGGCTGAATCCTCTTTAACTATAACCTTCTGTCCTCCCAGTTCGTAGGTGCCATCCTCTAAAGTAGTAGCCTCCATCTGATCGGTAACCAGGATAATATCCTCCCAGTCCTTTGCTTTGAACACCAGGTTAAGGGCAGCTGGATGGATATGGATTAAATCGGCGATAAGCTCACAGGTCAGATCTGTAGTTAGTACCGCCCCCACTATACCCGGTCTCCGGTGGTGTAACCCTGTCATGGCGTTAAAGAGATGGGTGGCGTGACTTATTCCCCACTCCCGGGCTCTAATGACATCATCATAACTGGCGGCAGAATGGCCGACCGACGCCACAATACCATTTTCCCTTAAAAACTCCACTAACTTCCTGGCCCCTTCCCTTTCTGGAGCCAGGGTCACAACTTTAACAACATCTGTATAATCCTTTAAAAATGATATAGCCGGTTCCTTAATGGCCTCCCTGGCCTGGCAACCACGGTACCCGGGACTGATAAAGGGGCTTTCCATATAAACACCCAAAATTTTTGCTCCCTCTACCCCTTTTGCCCGGGCTTGCCTTACAGCATCCAGGGCCTTTGTGATCCTCTCCTCCGGCATGGCCATTGTCGTCGGTGTAAAGGAAGTAACCCCGGTCCGGACGATGGCCTTTGAATAATTGTTGAGGGCTTCATAGTTGCCGTCCATGGTATCATAACCTGCCGCTCCATGAGTATGGATATCAATAAAACCCGGCGCAAGGTAATTCCCCTCCCCATCAATAACCTCAAGGCCATTAACTTTTAACCCTTCAACTTCTTCCTCAGCAATTATCTTCTCAATCCTATCTTCAAAAAGGACCGCTTTCCCGGTAAAAATCCCTTCTATTGTAACCAGTTTAATATTTTTAAGTGCTTTCAAAGATGTATCCCTCCTGTCGGTCACCCTTCTTTAAAATTAAATTTTAATTTAAATTTATACTCATCACTGCGGTAATGAGCCCTGGTATATTCAATTGGGGTTTTGCTGGAAAGATAGGTAGTCTGGCAAAACTTAAGGCCCATTGACCCTTCTTCCACTTTAAGTTTCTCAGCTATCCCATCTATTAAAAGGACGGGCTCAACGGTGGCTTCAGCCTTTTTCATATTGTAATGATACTTCTCCCTTAAGATGGTGTAAAGGGAGCTCCCCTCAAGTTCAGTCCGCTTCAGGTCCGGACAGAGCTTGACCGGTAGATAAGATTCCTCCAGGAGAAAGGGTTTATCTTCAACAAGCCTGAGCCTGGTAAGGGAGTAGACCTTCTCTCCGGGTGATAACTTCAGGTGTTGTGCTAGTTCATCATCTGCCTCTTTCATCTCCCAGTCGATAATGATGGTTTTTGCTCTGAGGCCCTGGGCCTTCATCTCGGCCGAAAAGCTGGCCAGGGGGGAGATAGTCCGGCTCTTTTTCTTCCGGGCGACAAAAGTACCCTTTCCCTTCTCCCGGTAGAGGTAATTCTCCTGCACAAGCTGTTCAATGGCCTTATGAACAGTCATCCGGCTGATATCATGATATTCGGCCAGCTCCCGCTCTGAGGGTATCCGGTCACCTGGTTTAAGGCTTCCCTCTTTAATAGCCCTGATTAACAGGTCCTTAAGCTGGTAATAAAGGGGGATGGGGCTATTTTTATTAACCGGTGGCATTTCTTTCAGGTTATTCATTCTCATGGCCTCCTTTTCTCTTTAAATAAGTGGATTTAATAATAAAAATTTACAATAATAGATTTTTAATGGCATCTTAAAACCAGGCACTGTGAAAAACTCTGTTATAGCTATACTCTTTTATGGTTATACCTTTCCCTGGAGAACAAGTATTATTATGGTGGAATAGATAACATGTGGACTATACCACTATAAATATATATTCTCTTTTCCTTTAAATATTCCTTTATTTTTTATACATATGTAGATTTCTTTATTTTACCAGTAATTGAGCCCGTATAATTGAACACAATCACCCTCAAGGTTCAGACAGGACTGGCCCAACCTCTCATTGGAAATTGGAG encodes:
- a CDS encoding GntR family transcriptional regulator, translated to MNNLKEMPPVNKNSPIPLYYQLKDLLIRAIKEGSLKPGDRIPSERELAEYHDISRMTVHKAIEQLVQENYLYREKGKGTFVARKKKSRTISPLASFSAEMKAQGLRAKTIIIDWEMKEADDELAQHLKLSPGEKVYSLTRLRLVEDKPFLLEESYLPVKLCPDLKRTELEGSSLYTILREKYHYNMKKAEATVEPVLLIDGIAEKLKVEEGSMGLKFCQTTYLSSKTPIEYTRAHYRSDEYKFKLKFNFKEG
- the nagA gene encoding N-acetylglucosamine-6-phosphate deacetylase; amino-acid sequence: MKALKNIKLVTIEGIFTGKAVLFEDRIEKIIAEEEVEGLKVNGLEVIDGEGNYLAPGFIDIHTHGAAGYDTMDGNYEALNNYSKAIVRTGVTSFTPTTMAMPEERITKALDAVRQARAKGVEGAKILGVYMESPFISPGYRGCQAREAIKEPAISFLKDYTDVVKVVTLAPEREGARKLVEFLRENGIVASVGHSAASYDDVIRAREWGISHATHLFNAMTGLHHRRPGIVGAVLTTDLTCELIADLIHIHPAALNLVFKAKDWEDIILVTDQMEATTLEDGTYELGGQKVIVKEDSARLEDGTLAGSILTLDRALSNIVKISDLPLHRVIAMITSNPARLLGVADEIGSIAPGYRADMVLLDKELKVNKVFVDGEIKC